The Prosthecobacter vanneervenii genome has a segment encoding these proteins:
- a CDS encoding protein kinase domain-containing protein produces MLTTLDRLKSFTNQQTHNQPPPPLTDNPETKGQGLRKYKSNSEGVARFQQTKVLKALSSKKIASRGITVQNVISREGIKAILGKVSTMSTLKDGARRLLYRMRNSNQTASSEVGGTHRSLIRLTGEYHTLSQNPTPGNLERRNELLQKIDSRLSNLQEKTEVLNGGRERTKAVDLKLLKAFVRYETNLIRPKDLPPMQPPPDIPDAPIRPNPSEAKPYTVPVKTKGHFLDEVRQKLEVVEQPPKEEIPLGEMPNAPLLPNPPELRPYTGNLGSKGSTLNEVIENLNQTAGMTHEVNSLDWAKMEFDNVSSGDLDNHDVRQDVPEPQPRKTFADMSLKDVPGFSLKSQEYNKIEDQICEAMMVNGGNDENAQVEAGKLLGQLIGRQLGQHMANMTAGEKRDFLTSFYTSDRNSIMGPVMKEIGLRFPRFSQYFRHFDTSMDQCKTVLTAAYAEMHQFLPDRCSESGEEITLNGVNYRLVSGLDEGGHGAVSIYQEVTDLPNPERIVVKRSLYEHSGNASTRLKGFQQQVKESRMHASLGDNNSVTAFRGVVQTPGGGILLAMNLAPHGDVGGMMSKLNDAEKSGLISHEAANAVRITLLKDMVEGLKQLQENLGTIHLDLKMQNFFIEGDGKARMGDFGLMENGLSTSVTNLKIDAEYNKAPELMKGQEVQSMRSNAILDMKNNYAENEQSKLNAQSRKEDAEYSIQIDTKADVFALGTAAYEMFTGRKFIEDLTGDGWDKAFDALNDFGQNPTRTVTTLGMERMPEEIDVLNTVTNKMEKVNDPNDSPRRVGLGVTVMDRVLNAMLHPDKDQRPSMRDLLNFSVFNQPGIETNHVRNLIKLLGTPGTSPEQLKVASRNVGF; encoded by the coding sequence GTGGCACGTTTTCAGCAGACCAAGGTCCTGAAGGCTCTTTCCTCCAAGAAGATCGCCTCCCGCGGCATCACGGTCCAAAACGTGATCAGCCGCGAGGGCATCAAGGCGATCCTGGGAAAGGTGAGCACGATGTCCACCCTAAAAGACGGTGCGCGGCGGTTGCTTTACCGGATGCGCAATTCCAATCAGACAGCCTCCTCCGAAGTGGGAGGCACCCACCGCTCACTCATCCGGCTCACAGGCGAGTACCACACGCTGTCTCAGAATCCCACACCGGGCAATCTCGAGCGCCGCAATGAACTGCTCCAAAAAATCGACTCCAGACTTAGCAATCTGCAGGAAAAGACCGAAGTGCTCAATGGAGGACGCGAAAGGACCAAGGCCGTTGACCTCAAGCTTCTGAAAGCTTTCGTGCGCTACGAAACAAACCTCATTCGTCCCAAAGACCTCCCGCCGATGCAGCCGCCCCCGGATATCCCGGACGCGCCGATCCGCCCCAACCCCTCTGAAGCAAAGCCGTACACGGTGCCAGTCAAGACGAAGGGACACTTTCTGGACGAGGTGCGCCAGAAGCTCGAGGTGGTCGAGCAGCCCCCCAAGGAAGAAATTCCTCTGGGAGAAATGCCCAACGCTCCACTTCTTCCTAACCCCCCCGAACTCCGTCCCTACACCGGAAACCTGGGCAGCAAGGGGAGCACTCTGAACGAGGTGATTGAAAATTTGAACCAAACCGCCGGGATGACCCACGAGGTCAACAGCCTGGACTGGGCCAAAATGGAGTTCGACAACGTCTCCTCTGGAGATCTTGACAACCACGACGTCCGGCAGGACGTGCCCGAGCCGCAGCCGCGGAAGACCTTTGCCGATATGAGCCTGAAAGATGTGCCCGGCTTCTCCCTGAAGTCTCAGGAATACAACAAGATTGAGGACCAAATCTGCGAAGCCATGATGGTTAACGGCGGCAACGACGAAAATGCGCAGGTCGAGGCCGGCAAGCTGCTGGGCCAGCTGATTGGAAGACAACTCGGGCAGCATATGGCCAACATGACGGCTGGAGAGAAACGGGATTTCCTGACCTCCTTCTACACCTCTGACCGCAACTCCATCATGGGTCCGGTCATGAAAGAAATCGGGCTGCGCTTCCCAAGATTTTCACAATACTTCCGCCACTTCGACACCTCAATGGACCAATGCAAGACAGTTCTCACGGCCGCATATGCGGAGATGCATCAATTCCTTCCGGACAGGTGCAGCGAGAGCGGCGAGGAGATCACCCTCAATGGCGTGAACTACCGCCTGGTAAGCGGGCTGGATGAGGGGGGACACGGGGCGGTTTCCATTTATCAAGAGGTGACGGATCTGCCGAATCCAGAGCGCATCGTGGTCAAGCGCTCGCTCTACGAGCACTCCGGCAATGCAAGCACGAGGCTCAAGGGCTTCCAGCAGCAGGTGAAAGAGTCGCGCATGCATGCCAGCCTGGGTGACAACAACTCCGTGACCGCTTTCCGCGGCGTGGTCCAGACGCCCGGGGGCGGCATCCTCCTGGCCATGAATCTTGCCCCGCATGGAGATGTGGGCGGAATGATGAGCAAGCTCAACGACGCGGAGAAGAGCGGGCTTATTTCCCATGAGGCGGCCAATGCGGTACGCATCACACTGCTGAAGGACATGGTGGAAGGGTTGAAGCAGCTCCAGGAAAATCTCGGCACCATCCATCTGGATCTGAAAATGCAGAACTTCTTCATTGAGGGGGATGGCAAAGCGCGAATGGGAGACTTCGGACTCATGGAAAACGGGCTCAGCACCTCGGTGACGAACCTCAAGATCGACGCCGAGTACAACAAGGCCCCTGAGCTGATGAAGGGACAGGAAGTCCAATCCATGAGGAGCAATGCAATTCTCGACATGAAAAATAACTATGCGGAAAATGAACAGTCCAAGCTGAACGCGCAGAGCCGCAAGGAAGACGCGGAGTATTCTATCCAGATTGATACGAAGGCGGATGTCTTCGCCCTGGGCACGGCTGCCTACGAAATGTTTACCGGCAGAAAATTCATTGAAGACCTTACCGGCGACGGCTGGGACAAAGCCTTCGACGCACTAAACGACTTCGGCCAGAATCCCACACGCACGGTAACGACCCTGGGCATGGAAAGAATGCCCGAAGAGATCGATGTGCTCAATACCGTCACCAACAAGATGGAGAAAGTGAATGATCCAAATGACTCCCCGCGCCGTGTGGGCCTGGGGGTGACTGTGATGGACCGGGTTCTCAATGCCATGCTGCATCCCGACAAAGACCAGCGGCCAAGCATGCGGGATCTGCTGAATTTCAGCGTGTTCAACCAGCCCGGCATTGAAACAAATCATGTGCGGAATTTGATCAAGCTCCTTGGCACGCCTGGGACTTCCCCTGAACAATTGAAGGTGGCGTCCCGGAATGTGGGCTTCTAA